Proteins encoded by one window of Ignavibacteriota bacterium:
- a CDS encoding RsmB/NOP family class I SAM-dependent RNA methyltransferase, with amino-acid sequence MIISNLINTTAEILKVAIKSSQPTDQIVSKILREKKFIGSKERKFISETVFASLRNLTLLENCNKPIQIENPNSSVSMILNTLLISDSDYIDTGYSAQKLLSLIYPNKNIIIKELITELMLNNFELTIDDVTNWITNTDYVVNELAKSLNIFKLPEYYDIISNFYSCAPWILENVHNQGYDPSELAKSLVLPAKVCLRLTEKGFEDKIHSMLDIKAIPYHKSQMIPDCIILDKRAKLDDTDEYKNGMIEIQDEGSQLIAYALAPKGVSTVLDACAGAGGKTLHIASINPLAQITASDAEYLRIKEFAKRLRRYNRRDINIKHAKTMHINHLTNLFGGMMFDYILIDAPCTGLGTARRDPLKKLRVTQKLAEKMQTRQLQILEAYSKLLKPGGIMVYATCSLVTTENQETVTKFLESNLDFVTDNLYDVLNEQGISPIGMKPDDYSVSLMPHIHGTDGFYMARMKRIE; translated from the coding sequence ATGATTATATCAAACTTAATAAATACTACTGCTGAAATATTGAAGGTTGCAATCAAGTCTTCACAACCCACAGACCAGATTGTTTCCAAAATACTTAGGGAAAAGAAATTTATAGGTAGCAAAGAGCGCAAATTCATCTCTGAGACTGTGTTTGCATCTCTACGAAATCTTACACTTCTGGAAAATTGCAACAAACCGATTCAAATTGAAAATCCGAACTCAAGTGTATCTATGATTCTTAATACGCTGTTAATATCTGATTCAGACTACATTGACACCGGTTATTCAGCTCAAAAACTTCTAAGTTTAATTTACCCGAATAAAAATATTATTATCAAAGAACTAATTACAGAATTAATGTTGAATAATTTTGAGTTGACGATAGATGATGTAACTAATTGGATAACAAATACAGATTATGTTGTGAATGAATTAGCAAAATCATTAAATATATTCAAATTACCTGAATACTATGATATTATATCAAATTTTTACTCATGTGCCCCATGGATTTTGGAAAATGTTCACAATCAGGGCTATGACCCATCAGAGCTTGCAAAATCTCTTGTACTGCCCGCTAAAGTCTGTCTGCGTCTAACAGAAAAAGGATTTGAAGATAAAATACACAGTATGCTTGATATTAAAGCTATACCATATCATAAGTCTCAAATGATTCCTGATTGCATAATATTAGATAAAAGAGCGAAGCTTGATGACACAGATGAATACAAAAATGGTATGATTGAAATTCAGGATGAAGGCAGCCAGCTAATAGCTTATGCCTTGGCACCAAAGGGAGTATCTACTGTTCTTGATGCCTGTGCAGGAGCCGGCGGTAAGACACTGCATATTGCTTCGATTAACCCACTTGCTCAGATAACTGCTTCTGATGCCGAATACTTACGAATAAAAGAATTTGCAAAGAGATTAAGAAGATATAATCGTAGAGATATTAATATCAAACATGCCAAAACTATGCATATCAATCATTTAACTAATTTGTTCGGTGGAATGATGTTTGATTATATATTGATTGATGCTCCTTGCACAGGACTTGGTACAGCAAGACGTGACCCTCTTAAAAAACTAAGAGTTACTCAAAAATTAGCCGAAAAAATGCAAACAAGACAATTACAAATACTTGAAGCATATTCTAAGCTTTTAAAACCCGGTGGTATAATGGTTTATGCAACATGCTCTCTGGTTACAACTGAAAACCAGGAAACTGTTACTAAATTTTTGGAAAGTAATCTTGATTTTGTTACAGACAATTTGTACGATGTTCTGAATGAGCAGGGTATAAGTCCTATTGGCATGAAGCCTGATGATTACAGCGTTTCACTTATGCCGCATATACACGGAACCGATGGATTTTATATGGCACGTATGAAAAGAATAGAATAA
- a CDS encoding ferritin codes for MMKQVILDALNKQIQREMYSSNLYLAMSAYYASQNLSGFAKWMELQAKEEMMHAMKFFQYILQRGGKPVIMEIAAPKLDWESPLNAFEDAYHHETLVTGWINDLVELAKAERDFATDNLLQWFIAEQVEEEATAIEIVEKLKMIGNNPHGIFMMDTNLGGRAATPQAE; via the coding sequence ATTATGAAACAAGTTATTTTAGATGCATTAAACAAGCAAATTCAGAGAGAGATGTATTCATCAAACTTATATCTGGCAATGTCAGCTTATTATGCTTCACAGAATCTTAGTGGCTTTGCAAAATGGATGGAACTTCAGGCAAAAGAAGAAATGATGCACGCTATGAAATTCTTCCAGTACATTCTTCAGCGTGGTGGTAAACCCGTTATAATGGAAATTGCTGCACCAAAATTGGATTGGGAATCTCCGCTTAATGCTTTTGAAGATGCTTATCATCATGAAACACTTGTTACAGGTTGGATTAATGATTTAGTTGAGCTTGCAAAAGCCGAAAGAGACTTCGCAACAGACAATCTTCTTCAGTGGTTTATTGCCGAGCAAGTAGAAGAAGAAGCTACTGCAATCGAAATCGTTGAAAAGCTCAAAATGATTGGAAACAATCCACACGGTATTTTCATGATGGACACTAATCTTGGTGGTCGTGCTGCTACACCACAAGCTGAATAA
- a CDS encoding outer membrane beta-barrel protein — MKKLFAALSTLALLFTTSLFAQAEEPETLFGNGDIEFGGYGGPEVKFTNFNNDFGVLVGGRAGIIVNSVFTVGVGGYGLVTSHPVDDYYVSPNIWDRTSDTNAYLRMGYGGLHLGFIVEPNKIVHITAGVLIGAGGAMYTSAYMHNVGEFDDHLKTFERSAFFIAEPQIGAELNLLKFMRMEVSASYRFISGLQLPNTENKDLSGFSGNVMFKFGKF, encoded by the coding sequence ATGAAAAAATTATTTGCAGCACTATCAACTTTAGCATTATTATTCACAACATCATTATTTGCGCAGGCTGAAGAACCGGAAACCCTTTTCGGAAATGGTGACATCGAATTTGGCGGATATGGTGGTCCTGAAGTAAAATTCACCAACTTTAATAATGACTTTGGAGTTTTGGTCGGTGGACGAGCAGGAATAATTGTGAACAGTGTCTTTACTGTCGGTGTTGGCGGTTATGGTCTTGTAACAAGTCATCCTGTTGATGATTATTATGTATCTCCAAATATTTGGGATAGAACATCAGATACTAATGCATACCTTAGAATGGGTTACGGTGGCTTGCATCTTGGGTTTATTGTAGAGCCAAACAAGATTGTTCATATTACTGCAGGAGTTTTAATTGGTGCAGGCGGCGCTATGTACACATCTGCTTATATGCACAATGTAGGCGAATTTGATGACCACCTCAAAACATTCGAAAGGTCAGCCTTTTTCATTGCTGAGCCACAAATTGGTGCTGAACTAAATTTACTGAAATTTATGAGAATGGAAGTCAGTGCAAGTTACAGATTTATTTCCGGACTGCAATTACCAAATACCGAAAATAAAGACCTGAGCGGTTTTTCAGGTAATGTTATGTTCAAGTTCGGTAAATTCTGA
- a CDS encoding T9SS type A sorting domain-containing protein: MKKSLTSLVVLVAVAILTTVGSIAQDTKLVKSVVGAGGTVVSQNNTEYFLNGVTGQAVIETKSDQTPGSGSYDLNQGFWIPKGKDGTSVNEELFVSNNKIFNYPNPVRNSTTIEYNLDHSAYVTLRIYDMVGNEIRVVQDGFQSAGSQRVEWNAKNESGIDVGAGTYLYELQVRSAAVAGSGSFDSFNLRNVMVVVR, from the coding sequence ATGAAGAAATCGTTAACTTCGCTGGTGGTACTAGTAGCAGTTGCTATACTGACAACAGTAGGCTCGATTGCTCAGGATACCAAGCTTGTTAAGTCGGTAGTTGGTGCCGGGGGGACAGTAGTTTCCCAAAATAACACCGAATACTTTCTTAATGGAGTTACAGGTCAGGCTGTAATCGAAACAAAGTCTGATCAAACACCGGGATCCGGTTCTTATGACCTTAACCAAGGTTTTTGGATTCCAAAAGGTAAAGACGGTACAAGTGTAAATGAAGAACTTTTTGTTAGCAATAACAAAATCTTCAATTATCCAAACCCGGTTAGAAATTCAACTACTATTGAATACAATCTTGACCATTCTGCTTATGTAACGCTCAGGATTTATGATATGGTTGGTAATGAAATTCGTGTAGTGCAGGATGGCTTTCAGTCAGCCGGCAGTCAGAGAGTTGAGTGGAATGCAAAAAATGAGTCAGGCATTGATGTAGGTGCCGGTACTTATTTATATGAGCTTCAGGTGCGTTCAGCAGCTGTAGCAGGTTCAGGATCATTCGACAGTTTCAATCTTCGCAACGTAATGGTTGTTGTAAGATAA
- a CDS encoding pirin family protein: MNRSVQSIYPPPSYHWVGNGFRVHNFFPSNSDIGIYRMSPWFLMDYGSKFDFPPGKEPRGVDVHPHRGIETVTIAYHGKVAHHDSAGNGGVIGEGDVQWMTAGGGILHKEYHEEEFNKKGGTFQMVQLWTNLPKKYKMTEPKYQELTFAQGKKYQIPNDGGYVHVVAGEYEGIQGNAETFVPTSFFDAHIKSGNELLFSFPKNHNTGLLVIEGNVTINGKDEVPADHFVLMSNDGSDFTVKADGDAIVLILSGEPIEETIVPYGPFVMNTKEEIQQAYEDYRSGKFGHLD, from the coding sequence ATGAATAGAAGTGTTCAATCAATATATCCACCACCTAGCTATCACTGGGTTGGTAATGGTTTTAGAGTACATAATTTTTTCCCGAGTAATTCCGATATAGGCATTTATCGTATGAGTCCTTGGTTTTTGATGGATTATGGAAGCAAGTTCGACTTTCCGCCCGGTAAAGAACCTAGGGGTGTTGATGTACATCCTCACAGAGGAATCGAGACTGTTACAATTGCCTATCATGGAAAGGTTGCTCACCACGATAGTGCCGGCAATGGTGGTGTAATAGGTGAGGGTGATGTACAGTGGATGACTGCAGGCGGTGGTATCCTGCATAAGGAGTATCACGAAGAGGAGTTCAACAAAAAGGGTGGTACTTTTCAAATGGTACAACTTTGGACAAATTTGCCCAAAAAATACAAAATGACAGAACCGAAATATCAGGAACTTACATTTGCGCAAGGTAAGAAATATCAAATTCCAAACGATGGTGGTTATGTACATGTTGTTGCTGGTGAGTATGAGGGCATTCAGGGCAATGCAGAGACTTTTGTTCCAACTTCATTTTTTGATGCTCATATTAAATCAGGGAATGAACTTCTGTTTAGTTTTCCAAAGAATCACAACACAGGATTGCTTGTCATCGAGGGTAATGTAACAATTAACGGCAAGGACGAAGTTCCGGCAGACCATTTCGTACTTATGTCTAATGATGGAAGTGATTTTACTGTCAAAGCTGATGGCGATGCAATTGTATTAATTCTCAGCGGCGAGCCTATTGAAGAAACGATAGTTCCTTATGGTCCTTTTGTTATGAATACTAAAGAGGAAATTCAGCAGGCTTACGAAGACTATCGAAGTGGCAAGTTCGGGCATCTGGATTAA
- a CDS encoding rhodanese-like domain-containing protein gives MHEEYNKSDLIIIDNRSKTEYDSGHIENAVLIPYNLISQELPKITKDKNAPIALYCRSGNRSSVALRTIREMGYVNAVNYGGISKATKILNEKKAVS, from the coding sequence ATGCATGAAGAATATAACAAATCTGATTTGATAATAATTGACAACCGTTCCAAAACAGAATATGATTCCGGTCATATTGAAAATGCGGTTCTAATTCCTTACAATTTAATATCACAGGAATTGCCAAAAATTACAAAAGACAAAAATGCACCAATAGCACTTTACTGCAGAAGTGGCAACAGATCATCAGTTGCATTGAGAACAATCAGGGAAATGGGATACGTTAATGCGGTCAATTACGGTGGTATAAGTAAAGCCACAAAAATTCTTAATGAAAAAAAGGCTGTGTCTTAA
- a CDS encoding HAD family phosphatase: MSLNTIIFDFGGVLYNIDYFAATRRLAELSSQPDILSNLPHLKILELPGEYEKGNISSEEFRDFLRYEYKISANDDAIDNAWNAMLLGLKAESYDFVESLKYKYKLALLSNTNEIHHNYFNDECKGVLSLFDYVIFSHNTGMRKPDVEIYNYTLKTIQSNASETLFIDDSIVNIDGAKSAGLATIHFSENLTLSDLLHTI, translated from the coding sequence ATGAGTTTAAATACAATTATTTTTGATTTTGGCGGGGTTTTGTATAATATAGATTATTTTGCGGCAACACGTAGACTGGCAGAATTATCATCGCAACCGGATATTCTGAGTAATCTCCCCCATCTTAAGATATTGGAGCTACCCGGAGAATATGAAAAAGGTAATATTTCATCCGAGGAATTTCGAGATTTTTTGAGATATGAATACAAAATTTCAGCAAATGATGATGCCATTGATAATGCCTGGAATGCAATGCTGCTTGGACTTAAAGCAGAATCTTACGATTTTGTTGAGTCGCTTAAATATAAGTATAAATTAGCTTTGCTCAGCAATACGAATGAAATCCATCACAACTACTTCAATGATGAATGTAAAGGAGTTCTTAGCCTTTTTGATTATGTTATATTCTCACATAATACCGGAATGAGGAAACCTGATGTAGAAATTTATAACTATACTCTGAAAACTATTCAATCAAATGCTTCAGAAACCTTATTTATTGATGATTCTATTGTAAATATTGATGGGGCAAAATCAGCAGGATTGGCTACTATTCACTTTTCAGAAAATTTAACACTGTCAGACTTATTACACACTATTTAA